A stretch of DNA from Bradyrhizobium algeriense:
TCGCGCCGACGAGGGCAGGCGCCATCTCCATCTGGTGAAAGGATTGATACCAGATGTTGTTGAGGCGCTCCGGCTCCGCCATCCGGGGCCCGACTCCCGGATAGACGAAATCGAAAAAGAACAGCCCGGCGATGCGCCCCGGCGCCAGCCGCGCCAGCGGCTGCATCAATGCACCGCCGACATCGTGACCGACGATGCCGGCCTGCGCGAGGCCAAGCGCATCCATCAGCGCCAGCATGTCGGCGGCCTGCTGGTCGGGTCCGAACGGCCCTTCGGGCTTGTCGCTGTCGCCGAAGCCGCGCAGGTCGGGTGCATATAGCGTGAAGCGATCGGCGAGCCGCGTCATCACCGGCTCCCAGGTCAGCCAGAATTCGGGCCAGCCATGCAGCAACAGCAGCGGTCGCCCGGCGCCCATGCGGGCCACGTGAAGGGCCGCGCCATTGGCCTGAACCGTCAAATGCTCCATTTTGGGCTCCTTTTTTGCTTCCTGGCGCCGGCACGGATTTCTTGGCCCCGCGCCTTGTCTGGCCCGCCTTCCTCGCCTAGAACTCGCCCCGACCGCGGGTCGAGGAATCACCCGAAAATGGCGCCTGGAGAGGTGGCAGAGTGGTCGAATGCACCGCACTCGAAATGCGGCATAGGTGCAAGCCTATCGGGGGTTCGAATCCCTCCCTCTCCGCCACTTCGGAACAAGACTCGGCACGCCCAGGCTATCCAATTTTACGCCAGAGCTAGAGATCGCCACCAAGGTTCGGAGCAGGTTGCTCTTGGACCCCACGACGCGGACCTCCTTGTCCTCGACCTCTATGCAGCCTTCCGCCGCAATTGGCTCACGCTCAGCCACACCGCCGAAACCAGGAAGTAGAAGGCGCCTACCGCGGCATAGCCGGCCACGTTGGTGATGGATGGCGGCATCGGCATCCGCGCCTGCACGATGAAAAACGTGCCTGCCAGCGCTGATTGCCCTCCGCTCAGGATCATCGCCCACTGCGCACCATAGCTCTTCCAACGGCGGACTGCGGTGCCGAGTTGAAGCAGGCCAGACAGGATCGCCCAAACGCCGAACACCCCGAGCACCCAATTCATGCTCATCTCCAGCGCGAGAACCACCGCGAGCGTTGTCGCCACACTGACCACGACGTTGATAGTCTGCGCGCGATTCTGTCCCAATCCTCCGTTGCGCGATGCGTCGACAAAATTGGCGAGGGCATCCCATGCAGGATAAGCCACGAGTAAAACCGCCGCGATCACCCAGGAATGCTGTCCCACCGTAAAGGCAGCCGCCACCCAGACAGCCGAGAACGCTGTCCGAGCAAAGTAATAGAGCTTGAGCCATTGTTCCTGGCTGGCGCGAGAAAGATCGCTGTGAATTGTCATTGGATCGCTCTTTCGACTAGTAGGTAGAGGCCCTCGACGAACGTCGCAGAGCGAGCACGGCTATGGTTATTTGAGATCCAGGACCGTATCTGGAGGGAAGCGCCGAGCGAGTCGCTGCAAGAGCGGGCCGGTCACGGCGCCGAATATCTTCGGATCGCCATAGGCCCTCGCCGAAAGCATCGCGCCGTGAACCGTCGCCATGAACGCTTCAGCCTCGGCACGAGGGGTACTCATCAGTTGAAGTTGGCCGTGCCGCGCGCCGCGCTCCAGCACGGATGTCAGCCACGCTGACAGGGAGCGGAAATGCGCCCGGACCTCCAGGCCAACTTCCTCGGGCAGGACGGGGAGCTGGCTCGCCAACAGTGCGCAGACACAAAACGGAGCGCTGGCGTCCGCGATGCAGGCTTCCCAATACCCAGCGTAGGACCGAAGCTGTTCGAGCGGATCGGATACCTGAAGTTCGAGATTCGCCATCCCCGCTTCAGCTTCTTCCCGATACCGCGCAACCAGCGTTCGGACCAGATCGACCTTGCCTGGGAAATGGTGATGGATGCTCGCCTTGCGAATCCCGACCACATCAGCAATGTCGGCATAACTGAAACCGTTGTAGCCGCCCGCGACGATCAGAGAACGCGCGCAAGCCAGGATGTCGTCAGCGGTGGTAGACAAGTTGCTCACACCATAATCTACCTTCTGATAGGATGGCCGTCAACCCCGTTGCAACGCGAGCGGCAAACAGAGAGGGCAGCAGCGTGGAATTAGGTAGCTATGGCGTAGACGTCCCACCTTCATTGTTCTCGGCCCGCTATTTGACGCCGATTACGCGATACTCTGCGAGATAACTACCCAATCACCGCCGATAGCCGCACGAGCTTCTGCGGGCTCGACTTGAGCGGACGCGGCTTTGCCTCCGACCTTCTTAATGCCGAATAGGCAAGCTTAATGCCGACCAGCGCAAGGTCGCGATCTCTGGAGCAACCATCATGAGCATCACGAGCGACGCCCGTTTCTGGGACCGGACTTCACGGAAGTACGCCAGGAGTGCGATGGCGGATCAGGCCGGATATGAGCGCACGCTGGACCGGACCCGCGCCCTGTTGGGATCGGGCGACAGGGTGTTGGAGTTGGGCTGCGGAACAGGAACAACGGCGCTTCGGCTCGCTGGCGATGTGCAAGACTATCTTGCGACGGATATTTCCGCTGGCATGATCACGATTGCGAATGAGAAACACGCCGCTGCTCCCATCCCGGCCCTTGTCTTCCGCACCGCGACCGCAGAAGCGCTTGCGCCTGACGCGACAAAGTTTAACGCGGTTCTAGGATTCAACTATCTTCATCTGGTCCGCGATCTGCCCGGCACGCTGCGCTGCGTCCACGGCTTACTTGCAACGGAAGGCTTGTTCATCTCCAAGACACCCTGCGTCGGGGATATGAATCCGCTGCTCCGGTTTGCCTTGCCCCCGATGCGCGCGATCGGCATGGCACCTTATGCAGGCGTCTTTCGGGCGGCGGACCTGAGCCAACAAATATCTGCCGCAGGCTTCGACATTCTTGTCACTGAAAACCACGCAACGAAGGGCAACGACAACCGCCCTTACATCGTGGCTCGCAAGAGTAATTAACTCACTGTCTCGCAAACCAGCTCGCCTCCACCCCTTCCCGTAATCTCCGCGATCTTGCCGTCGACGATGTGGATGCGGCGGTCGGCGCGGGCGGCGAGCGCTGGATCGTGGGTCACCACGACCACGGTCTGGCCCTGGTCGGCGATGTTGCGGAGGATCGAGAACACCTGCTCCGTCGAGGCCGTATCGAGTGCGCCGGTCGGCTCGTCGGCGACAATAATCTCGGGGCGGTTGGCTAGCGCGCGGGCGATGGCGACGCGCTGGCGCTGGCCGCCGGAGAGCGCGTTGGGGCGCTTGTTGGCGTGCTCGGCAAGCCCAAGCGAGTCCAGTAGCGCAAGGCCGCGCTCGCGCATCTCGGCTTCAGCCATAATGCCGGCGGCGCGCATCGGCAGCAGCACATTGTCGAGCGAGGTGAACTCCGGCAGCAGGAAATGGAACTGGAACACGAAGCCGCATTTGGTCAGGCGGACATCGGCCCGGTCCGATTCCGACAATTTCGAGGTCGGCTGACCGCAGATGATGACCTCGCCTTCGCTGGGCGCATCGAGCAGGCCCAGCAGATAGAGCAGCGACGATTTGCCCGATCCCGACGGCCCGGTAATGGCGACGAACTCGCCCTTGTTCACCGCAAGATCAATGCCGTTGACGAGGGTGTGCGAAACAGCGCCCTCGATGCGGCGGACGAGTTCTACCGCCTGCAAAGCGACCTCGGTCATGATGCCCCCCGGATGATTTCAACTGGATGCACGCTGGTTGCCTTGCGCGCCGGGAAATAGGCCGCCCCTGCGCAGCAGACAAGGGATATGCCGCCGGCGATCAAATAATGCGTCAGCGAGTAATAGATCTGCAGCGGAACGGTCGAGCCCGTCAGCGGATTGAAGATCGTGATCTTCGACCAGCCGTAGCAGAGCAGATAACCGAGGATCCACCCGAACAGGATGCCGACCACGCCGATGATGGCGGCTTCGATGATGAAAATCCGCCGCACCGCATACTCGCGCATGCCCAGCGATTTCATGATCGCGATGTCCTGGCGCTTTTCGTGGGTGATCGTCGATATGATGTTGTAGGTGGCAAAGGACGATGTCAGCAACATCGCGCCCATCACGGTGAGCACGATGAAATCGCGCACGGTAAAGGATGACAGCAAGTCGGCATTGGCTTCCTGCCACGACACCGACTTGTAGCCGGTCTGCGCTTCGACCTGGGCTGCGATCTTTTGCGCCGCCATCGGATCGTTCAACCGCAGTCGCAGCTGGTTGACGACCCCGCTTTGTCCCATCATGACCTGCGCCGGCCCCATCAGCGAATAGATCTGGCTCTCATCGACACGCTTCAGGCCGGAGCGATAGAGCCCGGCCACCGTCGAATTCAGCTGGACGCCCTGGCCGCCGATCAGGAGGACGGTGTTGCCGGTTTTCACGCCGAGTTTTTCGGCCAGGGCCTCACCCATGATGATGCCGTTCGGCGCGCGTGAAAGGTCGTCGAGCTTTCCCTCACGCATTTGCGTGGCGAGTTTCGAGACCTGAACCTCGCGGCGGGTGTCGATGCCGGTCAAGGTGATGCCGATGCGCGCGCCGCCGTGATTGATGATCGCGGTGGTCTTGGCCGAGGGAGCCACGTCGCCAGGTATCCAGGAGCGCAGTGAGCTCATCGCAGATTCCGGATATTTGATTCCGGCACGTTTGCCGACATTGGCGATATCAGGCATCTGGACCGCCGCATATTCCTGCTCTGCGGGTTGCGTCGGCACGGAGCGCCGCTCATCCTCGACCGTGATATGCGGCATGGTGTCGACGAGCTGCCGCAGGAAGTCGATCTGCGAACCCTGCATCAGGCCCGCCATCATGATGGTGAAGCCGACCCCCATGGACACGCCAGCCATGCCCACGAGGGTCTGCCGCACCCGGGTGCTGACATGGGTCCATGCGATGTTGAATATAAGCTTCACGGCGGCTACCGGCTGTTGCTGATGAAGTTGCGACGCGCGTCACTGACCACGGAATCGATGTGGGCGGTCATGGCTGCCGAAATCACCGCATCATCGGGATCCGAAGGCGCTGTGGTGACCGAGGCTACCACGGCCGCTTCGGGCGTTGCGCCAGGCTGATCGGCCGGTTCGCCCACGGCCGCCGGCTCCGCGGCTCTGGTCATGCTGTTGTCGATACGAATCCTGGCGCCGTCAGCGAGATCCCTGCGTGCGGGCGAAAGCACGGTGGTGCCCTTGGATACGTCGCCGATGATCTCGGTGTTGCGGCTGCCGCGGATGCCGACCGTTATGGGCACGCGCTTGATCCGGCCGTCATCAACCATCTGAACCGCATCGCCTGCGATGGCCTCTGCCGGCACGACGATGGCCGCCGGCTTCTCGCGGAAAATGATGTTGGTCTCGACTGACATGCCGATCCGCAGCGGCGTATCCTGTGGCAGCCGCAAATAGACGCGGAAGGTTTTTCGGGTCGGGTCGCCCTTGGGCGTGATCTGGGAGACCGTGGCGCGCAGCGCCCTTCCGGGAAAAGCCTCGCTGCGCAGAAAAGCCTTCTGGCCGGCCGCGATGCGGTTGATCTCTTCCTCGTTGATTTCGGCGACGACCTGCATCGGCGCAGGCGGTCCCACCCAGAACAGGACATCGGTGGGACCGGCGATCTCGCCGACCTCGCTGTCGCGCCGCAGGACCATGCCGTCGAGCGGAGCTCTCAAGATCAGCGAGTCGAGCCGCACCTTCTGTGCGGCGATCCGCGACTTTGCTTCCTCGAGCTTGGTCCAGCGCTGCTCGTACTCGGTGCGCGCGGCGTCGTTCTTGTCGCGATCCTTCTCGGCGCGCGTCAGATCACGTTCGAGCTGGCCTCGATTGATTTCCATCTGCTCCAGCGCGCTGCGCTCCTCGGCGTCGTCCTGGCGGCCGAGGATCTGGCCGGACTTGACCACCTGTCCCTCGCATCGGCAAAGGTCGACCAGCCGGCGGCGCTGCAGCGGCACCACTTTGGCCCAGCGCTCGGGCTCGACCGTGCCGGTTCCGTAAACGGCTTCGGAAACCGCCGCGAGGCTCGCATAGCTGGTGGTCACCAGCGGTGGATGAAGCAAATGGGAGTAGCCGTAATAGCCGGCCCCTGCGGTGGCGATGGCCAGAATTCCGGTTGCGACGAGATGCTGCAATTTCATGGTGCGTCCCCTTAAATCAGAAGCCAAATCGCTTGCGCAGGCCCGGAGGAACCTGGTCGAGCAGCTCACGAGCATCATCTCGCTTTGCATTCTTCACTTGAGCTGCCGACGTGGCCTTGGGAGATGCCGGCAATACCGTGACGTTGGATGAAGCCGGTTGCGAGACCGCGGGCGCCGCCGAGGCTGCGGGCGCCGGCTGCACGACCGCGGGCGCAGGAGGGGGCGCCGCGGGCGAGGCCTGGTCCTGCTCAATAGCTCTTTCGATATTCGCAGCCTTGGTCGCGCCAGCAGTC
This window harbors:
- a CDS encoding alpha/beta hydrolase; amino-acid sequence: MEHLTVQANGAALHVARMGAGRPLLLLHGWPEFWLTWEPVMTRLADRFTLYAPDLRGFGDSDKPEGPFGPDQQAADMLALMDALGLAQAGIVGHDVGGALMQPLARLAPGRIAGLFFFDFVYPGVGPRMAEPERLNNIWYQSFHQMEMAPALVGASRESCRLYIGHFLKGWSHRKHAFDDQLEAFTDNFLKDGNLAGGFAHYRAAHAGRIRMMKGEAPVLQPIGVPTCVRWAEHDPLFPYEWTDRLGETFTNLDLAMFPDVGHFPHREDPDRAASEIAAFFTRVGWS
- a CDS encoding DUF308 domain-containing protein encodes the protein MTIHSDLSRASQEQWLKLYYFARTAFSAVWVAAAFTVGQHSWVIAAVLLVAYPAWDALANFVDASRNGGLGQNRAQTINVVVSVATTLAVVLALEMSMNWVLGVFGVWAILSGLLQLGTAVRRWKSYGAQWAMILSGGQSALAGTFFIVQARMPMPPSITNVAGYAAVGAFYFLVSAVWLSVSQLRRKAA
- a CDS encoding TetR/AcrR family transcriptional regulator; translation: MSNLSTTADDILACARSLIVAGGYNGFSYADIADVVGIRKASIHHHFPGKVDLVRTLVARYREEAEAGMANLELQVSDPLEQLRSYAGYWEACIADASAPFCVCALLASQLPVLPEEVGLEVRAHFRSLSAWLTSVLERGARHGQLQLMSTPRAEAEAFMATVHGAMLSARAYGDPKIFGAVTGPLLQRLARRFPPDTVLDLK
- a CDS encoding class I SAM-dependent methyltransferase; the encoded protein is MSITSDARFWDRTSRKYARSAMADQAGYERTLDRTRALLGSGDRVLELGCGTGTTALRLAGDVQDYLATDISAGMITIANEKHAAAPIPALVFRTATAEALAPDATKFNAVLGFNYLHLVRDLPGTLRCVHGLLATEGLFISKTPCVGDMNPLLRFALPPMRAIGMAPYAGVFRAADLSQQISAAGFDILVTENHATKGNDNRPYIVARKSN
- a CDS encoding ABC transporter ATP-binding protein, yielding MTEVALQAVELVRRIEGAVSHTLVNGIDLAVNKGEFVAITGPSGSGKSSLLYLLGLLDAPSEGEVIICGQPTSKLSESDRADVRLTKCGFVFQFHFLLPEFTSLDNVLLPMRAAGIMAEAEMRERGLALLDSLGLAEHANKRPNALSGGQRQRVAIARALANRPEIIVADEPTGALDTASTEQVFSILRNIADQGQTVVVVTHDPALAARADRRIHIVDGKIAEITGRGGGELVCETVS
- a CDS encoding ABC transporter permease — translated: MKLIFNIAWTHVSTRVRQTLVGMAGVSMGVGFTIMMAGLMQGSQIDFLRQLVDTMPHITVEDERRSVPTQPAEQEYAAVQMPDIANVGKRAGIKYPESAMSSLRSWIPGDVAPSAKTTAIINHGGARIGITLTGIDTRREVQVSKLATQMREGKLDDLSRAPNGIIMGEALAEKLGVKTGNTVLLIGGQGVQLNSTVAGLYRSGLKRVDESQIYSLMGPAQVMMGQSGVVNQLRLRLNDPMAAQKIAAQVEAQTGYKSVSWQEANADLLSSFTVRDFIVLTVMGAMLLTSSFATYNIISTITHEKRQDIAIMKSLGMREYAVRRIFIIEAAIIGVVGILFGWILGYLLCYGWSKITIFNPLTGSTVPLQIYYSLTHYLIAGGISLVCCAGAAYFPARKATSVHPVEIIRGAS
- a CDS encoding efflux RND transporter periplasmic adaptor subunit is translated as MKLQHLVATGILAIATAGAGYYGYSHLLHPPLVTTSYASLAAVSEAVYGTGTVEPERWAKVVPLQRRRLVDLCRCEGQVVKSGQILGRQDDAEERSALEQMEINRGQLERDLTRAEKDRDKNDAARTEYEQRWTKLEEAKSRIAAQKVRLDSLILRAPLDGMVLRRDSEVGEIAGPTDVLFWVGPPAPMQVVAEINEEEINRIAAGQKAFLRSEAFPGRALRATVSQITPKGDPTRKTFRVYLRLPQDTPLRIGMSVETNIIFREKPAAIVVPAEAIAGDAVQMVDDGRIKRVPITVGIRGSRNTEIIGDVSKGTTVLSPARRDLADGARIRIDNSMTRAAEPAAVGEPADQPGATPEAAVVASVTTAPSDPDDAVISAAMTAHIDSVVSDARRNFISNSR